ACTGCAGGCACGTGAAGGATACATTCATATGCTATATAATAGAAATTTTGGCATTTCTTTTTGATTGGATTATTTAATAGAATTTACTGTCCCCAGTGATTTATAGTCAAGTTGAAAATGAATAATTTATATGGCAGGCAGACCAAGAATAACTCAAAAACACTGGAAATCGTCAGataataatgcacatatagtaGCCTGGCAACAGTGCGAGCAAACGCATTGCACTGCATACCAATTTTAGTGCATATCTGCAAATAACACATCAGTCTTTCATCATCCATCCTACCCCAGAGTGTCagacatggaaccacacaaacatgatgGACAGTTGGGACACCGCATAGCATACAAGTGCTATCGAGGTATGTGCATActaatgaaataataatgaatgttGGGACCAATTTCATGAACGCTGCTTGGGCAATACGTGCTCTGTCTACTCGTGGGGAAAGGGCTTGTTATGGCAGTGGTCTCTGGCTGAGCGAGGGCCCCTCGAGTGTTATGGCGGTGGTCTGGCTTCGCGAGAGCCCCTCGGGAGGCAGGCGAGTGTCTCTAGCCAAGGCGTTCTTTCGGGCGGAGTTGACCATCGGACACAATGTGAATCAATAAATGAATAGATATTGTTGCTTGTCATGACGTCGTGCATCAATGCGTGGATGAATAGGATGAGCGGGAGAAAGGCAGTGGGCAGGTGTAAATCAACTATAATAATAACGTAACGGACAGATTGGCGCTGGCAGACTAGCTATCAAACTAAGTGGCAAATTACTCTTTAACACCGATAAACTGGATGTCCATCCCTCACTCACTCACCAATTCTCCAGATCAACGAACCATCTCAATGGATCCAATAGAAAATCTATTCAGGGTACAAATTTTGCCGCAGGTCATCTAAAGATCTGCTCCAAACTTTCATCTTCCAAACCAACCGTCACAATGAGTACTGGAGTTCCGTCAGCATTCTGTACTCTCCCATCAAGGACAGCCTAGAAACGATGTTGTCTATGTGGGTGCCTCCGGCATGGCGAAATCACCACCAAACCTGTTCCTTGATCCATTATCGGACCCCTGCATCGGAgaccttaaacttcaatctcaggtCACATATTCTGTAGATTTAAAGCatgtaaaatattgtattaatcGTACTAATTGCCTTTGTGCTTCTAGCTGCCGAACTTCGGTCTCGGCTGGTTATCGAGGCGTCCTGCTGCAGTTCATATGGATCTTGGGCTTCGGTCTCTTGTCACATATCCGACATTTGGAGCGAGTAGAGCTTCGTCCTGGACGCGTTCATCCCTCCTGCTCCCTCTGGCAGCCCGTCAGGGTCCTGCTGCAGTTCAGGGTGGTTTCTATTTTTCTTAAACATAGTAAACCTGATAAATTAAGGGAAGGAAAAACTGTTCAAATTGCTCgcactaattctgttttctgtCCCCACACTCCCATGCTGAGATATCTGGACTCCAGACCCCAATCCGCAGCTCTGGACCTGCTGTTAACTGCGCAGAACCTGGCAGTCCGGGTCCTGGTTCTGCAAGACTCCAAGATTTCCAAAAAGACGGCCCTTCTTCCTCAAACTATTCATGCCATTCCTTCAGGACTggagctgcaaccacagctgCTCAGCGAAACATTCCTGCGCATGTCATAAAAAATGCTTAGCGGTGGTCTTCAGATGTTTATGACATCTACGAAAGGAACAACAATAAAGACTTTCGCTGCTCAACAACACTCGGAACCTGCATCCTAAGAAGGACTTTATCCCAGGATCCAACCCTACCATATCCTTTCTTATAttgaaagaaaaaactaaattaactGCATTCTACTATATGATGCCACCTATTATGTATaactatgctatatatatatatatatatatatatatatatatatatatatatatatatatatatatatatatatatatattgtaggccTGGAGGTCTAGGGCCCCTGGAGATTTTtccttttaggtttttttttcttccctccaTTACCTTCAATCACACAAAAAATAGGTGGTATAGCTGGCCATAACTTTGTACATTGTATAAAAAACTGAATTCAGTATATTGTTTGTTCAGCATATAGCAGGTGGATTATGGCTGGGATGTTCAAAGGGTAAAATAATACATCAGGCAGCTATTGGTAGATACTGATCTCAATTATTTCAGCAGTGTACCACATGTCCAGGTGGTTACAATCAAATTGTTGCCTCATGTTTTTACATGGCCATTGGCGTTCAGTAGCAGTCGTGCTCTAGAGCTTAGCAAGGGTCCCAGGGCGCGGCTCAGGGGTGGCACAAGCGAGCACTATTTTCCACCTTGCTCTGCTCTAGGTGGGTAATAACCATAACGTTGCCCTGCCTTCATTGTATCAAGCCACTAAGGTTGCAGCCGTGCTCTAGACCACAAGATCAGCATTGCTGTCTCACCCCGCGCAGGGAGCAGCGTCGGCTGCTGGAATACCAACGCACTCTGATCGAGGGTACATCATCATGTAGTTAAATCATCTGGTTTtgcgttatttaaaaaataacttgtaTTTTGGGGAGATGCAGTCCTGCCTTTGCTTAACTATCGAAGGCCAGGTATTTATCATGCAGCAGGTCAATTGGTTTGGCAATTTAAATGGCCTCGTCTgttggggagggcagctatctgcCCCCTGCCCATGGATTTCCTTCAGTCAGCCTCTCCGCTTATCAGCGGAAATATTTATGGGCAGGGACACCCCGaggcgaggccaaaggccaaagatgtattatatgttaaatgtgttatccTAGAACGTATAATATGCATAAAAGTGTTATCGTGTCTGTAATttatctgtaataaatattttatctatCGCATGAGTTCCCTGACTGAACTCGTGCTCTGCATGAATTACTAATTGATACTTTTGGGCACTAACTGTGTTAGCATATCGACACTGCCACCTAAAGATAACTTTCCAGGACTACATCTTTATTACAGGGGAATGAGGAAATAACTGAAATTCTACTCACTTGCTCCTCACATACTTTTTTTTGGCTTATTTAACCAATTTATTCATTTATAGTTTTGACCTCTTTCGGTAAGTTCATCATTGTATACTATGTGTTGTATTGGAAAGACTTATTTTAGTTAGCTCAGCTGGAACCAAATTTAAACCAGTGTCTTGGACACAATGACACCAGATGCCTGTATTGGCACAAAAATGGCAGTTTCTCCAGAAATGCCCAATTGCAACCCCTGGCTTACCTCACAGAGTTATTAGATACATCTAGGTCCTTGGCAGAGACTGTCTGGAAGATGGTACCAATCGCCACATCTTCAGGAACCTCCACATAATAGAATTTGGAATCAAATTGTGGGGGCTCGTCTACATCCTCTACACTGATATGTATGATGGTCACGTCACTGAACGGACCCATCCTCAGGAAACGGTGGTCCAGCTGTGTGTTGGCTCCCTCTACTTTTAAGGTGTAGCTCTTCTTACCTTCAAAATCTAGAggctgaaacaaataaaaaagaaaggaatGAAGTTTGGTGTCATTTCAAGTCTGAAGTCACGTGGCTTGTTGTTACTGAAAAGGGTGGAAGGGTTTTTGGAAAGTGATTAGAAAGGGAGATCAGGGGTTTCCGTGTATAGACCGAGCAGCAGAGGATCCCATGGCTTTGTACTATAGAACTATTTACTTTCCATGAAGCAGCATAATATGTGCGTTCAGAATATCTTTGGGTCAGGTTCATCATTTTGTatatccttttaaaaaatgtgttgtggCTCTCCTAAGCTTGTGTGAAGTAGCAATGTAATGTACTCTCTGCATAAGCCACCAGGGGTTCTTCTTATTAGTTCCATTTTTTATGTTTACCTGCTTTCAGAGCTAACATCTTGCCCAAAGGCTAGTTGCAATGTGGGGATACTAATGAAGGAACAGATGTCACAGATAATTATGCAGATACTTAGCACACAGTTCTATAATTACCAGCAACTGTTTTTAAAGGACCTAATACCCGACATTAATATTTAATATGGCTCAAAGCAATTTTTGTTACAGGTTGAAATGTACCTGACGGCTTTGTAAAGGTCAAATTCTTTAATATTTGGTAACTTGCcaaatgttaaaaagaaaatgcaccaACATTACCTATATTCTGTGTTCTAATGTGGGCACACATATTACCTATTTTCCAGTTGgccttttctgttttattgccaGGAAATTGCAACTgttttttgaatatttaatttgaatGGAGAAACTGGGCTATCTGTTGTTAGTTTCTAGTGGATGACCAGTTACCAAATTACTGGGGTCTACTAAAATAACATTGCAGTTCCTTCGAAATCTCTTCAGTTAGATTTAATATGAGCTATCTACTGGTTTtgcagaccctgattagcactaatcctggattATCTTATTTTACTTAATCTTGGATTACCTAAACCAGCCATACTGTATATGACAGATCATCCACATAATTAGAGGaataacaagaaacaaaaagCAATAAGATTGAAAGCTCAAAAACAATACTCAAGACAGTAGGATTTCTGTGGAAGCGTTTCAAATAATTATTCAACTACAATCGTCTGTTTCTTACTTTTCTGATGGTTATAATGCCAACTTGGTTTGTGGGATCAGTACTGATGTCAAACGTGTCTCTCCCGTCCCCATCAATGATGGTGTATCTCATTTCAGCATTGATTCCTTCATCCAGGTCCTTAGCCCTCACCCGGCCTACTATGGAACCAACTGGGGATGACTCTGGCACACTCATCTGGTACAGCTCTGTTACAAGACAAGAACAAAACGCTTTCAGGTTGTCTTTCAAATTCAATCATGTTAACCAAAAGAAATACGCTGACAGTCTTTTCTAATCTAAGGGTTTGTTGTAAACAGCCAAAGTGTACTGTTCACTGAAACCGTGAAGACTGCACCTCATGTTTggtcaatgaaaacaaaaattagaaAGGGATATAAGAATCGTctaagaaaataattaaacaaaattggTCATTGCTACCTGGcttaaacattataaaaaatctAGGAGAGGTAGCAAATCGTGAAAGTGGTACAATGACCAAACACAAGCTGCATAAATAATGGAAACCTGtactatacatatatttatataggtTAGATAAATAATTCAACAACAATAAAGCACTTGGTGGGTGTTTGTTACAATGATATGACTTCACCCCTGggcagaatgaaaaaaaagagtGTGGTTTTCCCATGGTAACTCCACtgggtaagaacataagaacataagaaagtttacaaacgagaggaggccattcagcccatcttgctcgtttggttgttcgtagcttattgatcccagaatctcatcaagcagcttcttgaaggatcccaggtacCATGGTACCAATTATCTTAAAAACTTTCAATATTCATTGACTGTACTTACATTATAATCTTTTTATGAAAGCGTTTTAATAAATAGGTTTGTTTTTAGGAATAAATGAATATGTTTCATGTCTGTGATTATCTCATTTTATTcataacacacatttatatatatttttaatcatacTGTGTATCCCATCCACAcagtacagaaataaaacaacattatcTTGGGTTGTGGGTTAATTAAAGGTCAGTGTCGAAACAAGTCTAAATGGAGTACCTGGATCACTAGGCCAGAGAGTCAATAATATATCTGTTAGGAAAAATTAGTAATATGGACTGAAGTTTGCCATTTGGTTCCACATCTATCCTAACGGGCAGTGAATGGAAACAGCTTGCAATATAACCCATTGGGATTGAGTTTGTTGTTTGGACAGATGCTGAAAATGCTGTACAGAACCTACAAGACCTAGTGGCACAGGGACAAAAGACATTGGAAAGTACTCACTCTGTGCAAATTTTGGTGGATTATCATTGACATCACTAAGGGTGATATTGACAGTCGTAGTCCCAGCTAAGCCTCCCAGCTGCCCGGCCATATCTTTGGCTTGTATAATCACTTCGTAATGCTCCTTGGCTTCCCTGTCCATGTTTGGCAGAGTCACTCGGATGATGCCTGCAAGTTCAACAGAGTCCAGCCATGAAATACAACTTAATAAACAAGCAAACCAGTAAAAAAAGGCCATGTCTAATTTACCTGTGGTGAGAAGCATACCACTGTGACTCACATTGTTCCTTTACAAAGACTTCCAATGTTCTACAGCACTGTTGTTGATCAGGCCCTTGCAGTTTAATTCCACGTCaggttaaatgcatttttttccccctaataTATATTTTGAACACTGATGAGTATGTGCCATACATACTGACACAGCTTATCTTTGCTTGtttcaacaaatgtattttgttcttATCTGTTTACTCTGAGACATCTGAAGATACATTGAAATACATCAAAGTGACCACCTGATGGCAGCATTAGCTACGTTACAATGCAGAAGACGAGAGCAGTACACATCTTATTGTGGGTACCTCTTAATACACATTATGtgttagagccataaatcacatTCCCGGTCCAATTTTATATACAAACATGAATAACCCAATATATACTTTTTGCTCtatttttcacaaaaaaagtaTTCTTGGATAAATATAATTTACAATTTAAAAGTAATATGTATTCATGTTTCATTTTCAGAATTaaataattcattcattcagcattAACTGTGTGTCATTGAGTACCTGTTCTGGGCTCCACAGAAAAGTAAGGCTGTCCGTGTAGGATACTGTAGACAACCCTGGCACTGTTGCCATAAGTGGGGTCATCTGCATCTGTAGCTGTCAATTGCAGAACAGAGGTACCTAGGAAGTGCAAAAGCATTACAAGTCATTagattgtgttttttaaaggacTGTTTAGAATAATTCAGGACTggtgtgttattattaaaaaaaacagcttctgaTTTTGGAATCTAATATATTGTATCTGATTGGTATTCTATACTACAATGATGACAAAGTAAAAGTAACATGAATAGATTTGGATTTAAAATAAACCTTGTTACATCATTAGAGAACTGTTTACATTAGAATTATTGCTTACCTATCACTGACATCTCGGGTACAGACGCTGTGTAGGGCCCATCCAGAAACTGGGGTTCGTTATCATTAATGTCCTGGATTTTAACAATGAACTCTGACTCGGGTTCCAGGGGCATGCCTGTTCGACGTTGCAGTGCCTGAGCCCGTAGAATATACTGAGCTTTCACTTCCCTATCCAGCCTCTGGGTGGCATGGATATCACCAGTATCGTCATCTATAGTGAACATAGTGCCAGCTCCTTCTCCTGATAAGATGTATTTGATAGAGCCGTCCCCTCTGTCCATGTCTGAATGAAgcttaaaaataagaaaaggtTTTATTCATAACAATGCACTTGCATAGTTACTGTACTACTAATTAAATACAATTGacttaaaaacattattttgaaacCTGGGTGTAATTGGTGATGTCAGGACATTTATAACTTGACTGTTCCTTTTGATAAGAAGAAGATACACATGGTTGTGAATGAGAAGAGTCCATTTGGCCTACCAAGGGCTCATCTCTttgaaacacaaatacatttatcTGGTTATTAAAATTGTTGATTggttaataaaatatttgtttgaagaAAGGGGAATCTCAATGCATTCCAACATTTCCTCAACCACAGTAATGTTTTCTTTATCAATTTTTTAAGATGTAATCAATAATGACAAAGAAACTGCTCTGCAgtatgtaaaaacaaatgtatttcaaattatgattaatgttttattaatggaAAATACAACTAACTACTTATCTGAGAGGAGCAATTCAATTTTAATAATATAAGAAGGATCTCCTATTACAGTAGATCTGTCATGGTAGAAAGCTGGAGCCATTTTAACTTAATAGCAACTTTACAACCAGAACATTTGAAAAGTCTACAGTAGATGTCTGGGTTAAATGATGCATGTTGCAGCCTAGTACAGCAAAAACGTATTTGATACCAAGATAGTTTGCATTATTTCAGCTGCTGACTGTAATAAAACAATCCTTGGTTTTCAACATAAAATTCTTAGATCCAGAGTCTCACCATAATTTTACTTAATTATAGTCCTGAGTGGCACGAAATCTCTTGTAGATTAAAAGACTGCTCTTGGTAACCAGTCATAATGTGTCTGGTCATATCAGGATGATGACAGCAaagctatcaattacctagttctTCTGCAGCTACCACTGGGAATCCCTGAAGCTATAGTTCTACGACTACCACACTAAGTTGTGCACTTCCTCAGGGGAGAACAAACCTAGAGTTATTCGTTCAAAGAAACTTGTCATATGTTATCAAGTCAAATCCTATCTGATTGCAAATAGGATATCATTGGCACCCTTATTGCAGTTAGTCCCTTGATTTAGGGCATTGCTGCGTGGGTTTCTCAAAGCCTTTTTACACCATCACTGTAGCTGTTTAGCTGTCATGACATTCTCCTGCTACTTTCCTAAGCCTTTCAGCTTTAGGTCTTGTGTCTAGTTCTTATTATAACTACCGATTATTATAACAGTAATAATAGGTTCAAAGGGTTTCTCTAGTACCGGTCCACTTAGAAAGTATCTGAATATTCTACTTAAAAATATGCTGTTTTTGATTCATAAAGCACATATTTCAAACCACCACCTTGTTACCTTCCTATATTTTACACATACCTTACCAACATACAAAGGCTCCGATCCTGTGTACTCTTCCAGAACAAAAAACTGGTTCCAGACCCAGCCTCTCTTAACTCTTTGATGGTGCTCAAGTGTTTCGTCAGACTGCAGCAATGTCTCATCTGATTGCTTTTCATTTTCCCCTCTAGTCTGCAGTGTGGGTTCCTCAGCCGTGGCATGTTGAAGGTGTGCCAGAATTATTAAGCACAAGCAAAGTCTGCTTTTCAGCAAATGCTTATCACCCATTTTCAAGAATGGTGCTTCCTTCGATCAAAGGATTTTATTGCTGCACCAGAAAGCAGCTTTTGAGAAATCTTCTTTAAGTTGGTCAATATGGTAAAATTGGCTCAAAAATCTGATATTTGAGATAGATTGTTCATATGTTGTTTATTCtgttaaaaaagaacacaaaacagtatatatatatttttttgttaaaaaaaacaaacattttaaaagcaacaCATATAACCCAAATTCCTATAGCCCTTATCAAGCCTTTTCATTTATAGGGCCAATACTGCTTGAGACACTGCCTACATACAAAATGATACGATGTGACCAGTGTTACATTTAAGCGCCTACCAATTTACAAGACAGTACATGACATACACATTCACAGCTGTGTCTCCAGGTTCCTGGTGTGCTGGACC
The Acipenser ruthenus chromosome 3, fAciRut3.2 maternal haplotype, whole genome shotgun sequence genome window above contains:
- the LOC117394660 gene encoding cadherin-20-like; this encodes MGDKHLLKSRLCLCLIILAHLQHATAEEPTLQTRGENEKQSDETLLQSDETLEHHQRVKRGWVWNQFFVLEEYTGSEPLYVGKLHSDMDRGDGSIKYILSGEGAGTMFTIDDDTGDIHATQRLDREVKAQYILRAQALQRRTGMPLEPESEFIVKIQDINDNEPQFLDGPYTASVPEMSVIGTSVLQLTATDADDPTYGNSARVVYSILHGQPYFSVEPRTGIIRVTLPNMDREAKEHYEVIIQAKDMAGQLGGLAGTTTVNITLSDVNDNPPKFAQKLYQMSVPESSPVGSIVGRVRAKDLDEGINAEMRYTIIDGDGRDTFDISTDPTNQVGIITIRKPLDFEGKKSYTLKVEGANTQLDHRFLRMGPFSDVTIIHISVEDVDEPPQFDSKFYYVEVPEDVAIGTIFQTVSAKDLDVSNNSVRYSIERNSDPGRYFYIDITSGALMTARPLDREEVSWHNITVMAMEMNNPTQIESVSVTVKVIDVNDNPPELAKYYEAFVCENTKAGQLIQTVTAVDLDDPLGGQHFYYSLAPEAANNPNFTLRDNQDNTAWIVTRRGGFSQKEWSIYYLPILISDGEQPVHSSTSTLTIRVCSCDTEGNVMSCTAEAYTLPVSLSRGALIAILACIFVLLVMILLILSLRSQRKKPYLTDAEENVHENIVRYDDEGGGEQDTEAFDIAAMWNPRESQVVKFRQDMVPEIESLSRYVPQNYMGDSNVHGYVLAKLYEADVDPCAPPYDSLQTYAYEGEGSVADSLSSLQSVTTNTDHDYDYLSDWGPRFKKLSDMYGVSEMDNALW